The Candidatus Zixiibacteriota bacterium DNA window TGACAATATTAGAACGTGATATCAGGCGAAAGTTTCGCGAAGTTTTGTTCTGAGTCTATCACGCGCGACTGGGATCAAATTAGACGCAACTCGCGCATTTTGCGCCATAGGGTTGTTCGACTGATGCCAAGAGCAAAGGCAACCCGTTTTCGGTCATTGGGATATCTCTCCAGCAATCGCTCAATCATATCACGCTCTTCATCCGGATCTTTCTCGGAGGACGTAAGTAGAGACTGGTTGGGAGGATAGATTTCAGGGGGGGAGGTCTTTGCGTTCGATTCTGGTAGACTTACACCTAAGAAACGCGTATTCGAGAGCACCGAACAGTTGGCGAACATTGCCCGGCCAGTCGTAACTTTCAAGCACGGTCAGTGCTCGGGTCGAAACCGAACTTATCCCTTTGCCGTATTTTTCTCGGAGGTCAGAGAGGCGATGTTCGATCAGCACCGAGATATCCTCCTTTCTTCGTCTCAGAGGGGGGACATCCATTCTGATGACATTCAGACGATAATACAAGTCCGACCGAAAACCACCGGATTGAATCATCTGAGCCAGGTCGATGTTCGTGGAGGCTATGATGCGCACATTCACTTTTTCCAACCGGTTGGAGCCGACCGGTTCATACTCCTGATTTTCCAGTACGCGCAGAAGTTTGGCCTGTAGCCCCGGTGACATTTCCTCGACCTCATCGAGGAAGATAGTACCCTTGTCGGCACTCTTGAATTTGCCGGGGTAATTGGCCACGGCTCCCGTAAAAGCGCCGCGAACATGTCCGAACAGTTCAGACTCCAGCAGCGACTCGGTCAATGCCGAGCAGTTGATCTTCACGAAGGGTTGGTTTGATCGCCGGGACAATCGTTGCA harbors:
- a CDS encoding sigma-54 dependent transcriptional regulator; the encoded protein is MCQPCKDAICGESCDTDCPLTWAVEHKQNVINSHQIMVVEGKRLPHDKSIILIDNAEGEIGSVLGVITNASETLSLHRKAVGAMEYHRIVTKNRAMRDMMSMIEEAAPTDAPVLITGETGTGKELMAVAVQRLSRRSNQPFVKINCSALTESLLESELFGHVRGAFTGAVANYPGKFKSADKGTIFLDEVEEMSPGLQAKLLRVLENQEYEPVGSNRLEKVNVRIIASTNIDLAQMIQSGGFRSDLYYRLNVIRMDVPPLRRRKEDISVLIEHRLSDLREKYGKGISSVSTRALTVLESYDWPGNVRQLFGALEYAFLRCKSTRIERKDLPP